The Streptomyces sp. NBC_01275 genome has a segment encoding these proteins:
- a CDS encoding ABC transporter ATP-binding protein, giving the protein MSGSANKNIPRSPRSTVNRLSAENVTLAYDQRVIAEQLSVEIPDNSFTVIVGPNACGKSTLLRALSRMLKPAQGRVLLDGQVIQSMPAKKVARTLGLLPQSSIAPDGITVADLVGRGRYPHQGILRQWSVEDERVVQESMAQTGVAELADRYVDELSGGQRQRVWIAMALAQQTPLLLLDEPTTYLDIQHQIDVLDLCAELHEEQGRTLVAVLHDLNHAARYATHLIALKGGEVIAQGAPNDVVTAELVENVFGLRCQVIDDPETGTPLVVPAARKARARVTVTGAS; this is encoded by the coding sequence ATGAGCGGCTCGGCGAACAAGAACATCCCAAGGAGCCCGAGGAGCACCGTGAACCGCCTGTCCGCCGAGAACGTCACCCTCGCCTACGACCAGCGGGTCATCGCCGAACAGCTGTCGGTCGAGATACCCGACAACTCCTTCACCGTGATCGTCGGCCCGAACGCGTGCGGCAAGTCGACCCTGCTGCGGGCGCTGTCGCGGATGCTGAAGCCTGCCCAGGGCCGGGTGCTGCTCGACGGGCAGGTCATCCAGTCGATGCCCGCGAAGAAGGTGGCGCGCACCCTGGGTCTGCTGCCGCAGTCGTCCATCGCGCCCGACGGGATCACCGTCGCCGACCTGGTGGGCCGCGGCCGCTACCCGCACCAGGGGATCCTGCGCCAGTGGTCGGTCGAGGACGAGCGGGTCGTACAGGAGTCCATGGCGCAGACCGGGGTCGCCGAGCTCGCCGACCGGTACGTCGACGAGCTGTCCGGCGGTCAGCGCCAGCGCGTGTGGATCGCGATGGCCCTCGCCCAGCAGACCCCGCTGCTGCTGCTCGACGAGCCGACGACCTACCTCGACATCCAGCACCAGATCGACGTGCTGGACCTGTGCGCGGAGCTCCACGAGGAGCAGGGCCGCACGCTCGTCGCCGTGCTGCACGACCTCAACCACGCGGCCCGGTACGCCACCCATCTGATCGCGCTGAAGGGCGGCGAGGTCATCGCGCAGGGCGCGCCGAACGACGTGGTCACCGCCGAGCTGGTCGAGAACGTGTTCGGGCTGCGCTGTCAGGTCATCGACGATCCGGAGACGGGGACGCCGCTGGTGGTGCCGGCGGCCCGCAAGGCACGCGCGCGCGTGACGGTCACCGGAGCTTCGTGA
- a CDS encoding TlyA family RNA methyltransferase — translation MAGVARRRLDAELVRRKLARSREHAGQLIAAGRVSVGKTVATKPATQVETAAAIVVAVDDGDPDYVSRGGHKLAGALEVFGPQGLVVRGRRALDAGASTGGFTDVLLRAGAAQVVAVDVGYGQLAWSLQSDERVTVKDRTNVRELTLEAIDGEPVDLVVGDLSFIPLGLVLPALARCTKPDADLVMMVKPQFEVGKERLGSGGVVRSPELRAEAVRGVAVRAGELGLGVQGVTASPLPGPSGNVEYFLWLRAGAPALDPADVDRAVAEGPR, via the coding sequence GTGGCAGGAGTCGCACGTCGCCGTCTGGACGCGGAGCTGGTGCGCCGCAAGCTCGCGCGCTCGCGTGAGCATGCCGGGCAGCTGATCGCCGCGGGGCGGGTCAGCGTCGGCAAGACCGTCGCGACCAAGCCCGCCACGCAGGTGGAGACCGCGGCCGCGATCGTCGTCGCCGTGGACGACGGCGACCCCGACTACGTCTCCCGGGGCGGGCACAAGCTCGCCGGCGCGCTGGAGGTCTTCGGGCCGCAGGGGCTCGTGGTGCGCGGGCGGCGGGCGCTGGACGCCGGTGCGTCCACCGGAGGGTTCACCGATGTACTGCTGCGGGCGGGCGCCGCGCAGGTCGTCGCCGTGGACGTCGGTTACGGACAACTCGCCTGGTCTCTTCAGAGCGATGAACGCGTCACCGTCAAGGACCGTACGAACGTACGCGAGTTGACGCTTGAAGCGATCGATGGGGAGCCTGTGGATCTTGTCGTGGGGGACTTGTCCTTCATCCCGCTCGGGTTGGTGCTGCCTGCCCTGGCGCGGTGCACCAAGCCGGACGCGGACCTGGTGATGATGGTCAAGCCGCAGTTCGAGGTGGGGAAGGAACGGCTCGGCAGCGGGGGCGTCGTACGCAGTCCCGAGCTGCGGGCCGAGGCGGTGCGCGGGGTCGCCGTGAGGGCGGGGGAGCTGGGGCTCGGGGTGCAGGGTGTCACCGCCAGTCCGCTGCCCGGGCCCTCGGGCAATGTCGAGTACTTTCTGTGGCTCCGGGCCGGGGCGCCTGCCCTGGACCCGGCCGACGTTGACCGTGCAGTTGCGGAGGGGCCGCGTTGA
- a CDS encoding SCP2 sterol-binding domain-containing protein has translation MATIEECRAALEKLSDNMQRAEGDARTAASLDRSVSCRITDLDVTFVGRMTDGRIVVQDTLQGPPGEKAQIRLTMTGDDLVALVVGELNFAKAWGTGRVKLEAGLKDLFQLRKLL, from the coding sequence ATGGCCACGATCGAGGAGTGCCGTGCGGCACTCGAGAAGCTCTCGGACAACATGCAGCGCGCCGAAGGGGACGCCCGTACGGCCGCCTCCCTGGACCGCTCGGTGAGCTGCCGGATCACCGACCTGGACGTCACCTTCGTCGGCCGTATGACGGACGGCCGGATCGTGGTCCAGGACACCCTGCAGGGCCCTCCTGGGGAGAAGGCCCAGATCAGACTGACCATGACCGGCGACGACCTGGTCGCGCTCGTCGTCGGCGAGCTGAACTTCGCGAAGGCGTGGGGGACGGGACGGGTGAAGCTGGAGGCGGGCCTGAAGGACCTGTTCCAGCTCAGAAAGCTGCTGTGA
- a CDS encoding NAD kinase, translating into MTPNRARTVFLLAHTGRPAAIRSAELVVKGLLREGIGVRVLEYEAADLPLPDEVELVSEATPQCLEGCELLIVLGGDGTLLRGAEFARASGVPMLGVNLGSVGFLAEAERDDLDKVVDRVVSKAYEVEERMTVDVVVHRNGDIVHTDWALNEAAVQKAGAEKLLEVVLEIDGRPVTGFGCDGIVLSTPTGSTAYAFSAGGPVVWPEVEALLMVPISAHALFAKPLVTSPDSVLAVEVLPHIPPGVLWCDGRRTVELPAGARVEVRRGAVPVRLARLHHASFTDRLVAKFALPVSGWRGARQ; encoded by the coding sequence TTGACACCGAACCGAGCTCGTACTGTTTTCCTGCTCGCCCACACCGGGCGGCCCGCGGCCATTCGCAGCGCAGAGTTGGTGGTGAAGGGGCTGCTGCGCGAGGGCATCGGGGTGCGCGTACTGGAGTACGAGGCCGCCGACCTGCCCCTGCCGGACGAGGTGGAGCTGGTCTCCGAGGCCACCCCGCAGTGCCTCGAGGGGTGTGAGCTGCTCATCGTCCTCGGCGGGGACGGGACGCTGCTGCGGGGCGCGGAGTTCGCGCGGGCGTCCGGGGTGCCGATGCTCGGCGTCAACCTCGGCAGCGTCGGCTTCCTGGCCGAGGCCGAGCGCGACGACCTCGACAAGGTCGTCGACCGGGTGGTGAGCAAGGCGTACGAGGTCGAGGAGCGGATGACCGTCGACGTCGTCGTGCACCGCAACGGGGACATCGTGCACACGGACTGGGCGCTGAACGAGGCGGCCGTGCAGAAGGCCGGCGCGGAGAAGCTGCTGGAAGTCGTGCTGGAGATCGACGGGCGGCCCGTCACCGGGTTCGGGTGCGACGGGATTGTTCTGTCGACCCCCACCGGGTCCACCGCCTACGCGTTCTCGGCGGGCGGGCCCGTGGTGTGGCCCGAGGTCGAGGCGTTGTTGATGGTGCCGATCAGTGCGCATGCGCTGTTCGCGAAGCCGTTGGTGACCTCGCCCGACTCCGTGCTTGCCGTCGAGGTGCTGCCTCACATTCCGCCGGGCGTTCTGTGGTGCGACGGGCGGCGGACCGTCGAGCTGCCTGCGGGGGCTCGGGTGGAGGTGCGGCGGGGGGCTGTGCCGGTGCGGCTGGCCCGGCTGCATCACGCTTCGTTCACGGATCGGCTGGTGGCGAAGTTCGCGCTGCCTGTTTCCGGGTGGCGGGGGGCTCGGCAGTAG
- a CDS encoding glycosyltransferase family 4 protein → MSSHSPHGQSSLRTVQVLGGGNAGSSTHVRSLAAGLVARGVRVTVCAPVDADHAYDFTGAGAEHVHVPRSSDPGSVAALRAACTDADLVHAHGLHASFRAVLALGGRRTPLVVTWHNRAHAEGARAHLLRLLERRVAKAATVVLGTTSDLVDRARRTGARDARLAAVALPGPRRAVGQAEGQEDADQPCPKMRAELGAMGRPLLMAVGSLDRHRGYDLLLDASRAWGRRESVPLVVIVGEGPQRAELQRRIEDEELPVRLIGRRDDVGELLAAADLALLPGRGESRSVLAQEAFHARVPLVAALTGGIRELVGDAAELVPPDDAQALSEAVVRLLDDPERCALLRDLGSRQAATWPTEDETVAQVLSVYDELTRPQPMI, encoded by the coding sequence GTGAGCAGCCACTCACCGCACGGCCAGTCGTCGCTGCGCACCGTGCAGGTGCTGGGCGGCGGCAACGCCGGCAGCAGCACGCATGTGCGCTCCCTGGCCGCCGGGCTCGTCGCACGGGGCGTGCGGGTGACGGTGTGCGCCCCTGTCGACGCCGATCACGCCTACGACTTCACGGGCGCCGGCGCCGAACACGTGCACGTGCCGCGCAGCAGCGACCCCGGGTCCGTGGCGGCGCTGCGGGCGGCCTGCACGGACGCCGACCTGGTCCATGCGCACGGGCTGCACGCCTCGTTCCGGGCGGTCCTCGCGCTCGGCGGGCGCCGTACCCCGCTGGTCGTCACCTGGCACAACCGGGCGCACGCCGAGGGAGCCCGCGCCCATCTGCTGCGGCTGTTGGAACGGCGGGTCGCGAAGGCGGCCACCGTGGTGCTCGGCACCACCTCCGACCTGGTGGACCGGGCCCGCCGCACGGGCGCGCGGGACGCGCGGCTCGCCGCCGTGGCGCTGCCCGGGCCCCGCCGGGCCGTGGGACAGGCCGAGGGGCAGGAGGACGCCGATCAGCCGTGCCCCAAGATGCGGGCCGAACTCGGCGCGATGGGCAGGCCGTTGCTGATGGCGGTCGGCTCCCTCGACCGCCATCGCGGCTACGACCTGCTGCTGGACGCCTCGCGCGCATGGGGCCGGCGGGAGTCCGTGCCGCTGGTGGTGATCGTGGGGGAGGGGCCGCAGCGGGCGGAGCTCCAGCGCCGGATCGAGGACGAGGAGCTGCCGGTGCGGCTCATCGGGCGCCGGGACGACGTCGGGGAGCTGCTCGCCGCCGCCGACCTCGCGCTGCTGCCGGGCCGCGGGGAGTCGCGGTCGGTCCTGGCCCAGGAGGCGTTCCACGCGCGCGTGCCGCTCGTCGCGGCCCTGACCGGCGGCATCCGCGAACTCGTCGGCGACGCGGCCGAACTCGTGCCCCCCGACGACGCGCAGGCTCTCTCCGAGGCCGTCGTACGGCTGCTGGACGATCCCGAACGGTGCGCGCTCCTGCGGGACCTGGGCAGCCGTCAGGCCGCCACCTGGCCCACCGAGGACGAGACCGTCGCCCAGGTCCTCAGCGTCTACGACGAGCTGACCCGGCCCCAGCCGATGATCTGA
- a CDS encoding glycoside hydrolase family 15 protein has product MAGRIEDYALIGDMQTAALVCRDGTVDWLCLPRFDSHAIFAGLLGTEEHGFWRLGPAHASDAQPPRAARRTYRGDSLILESEWDTPRGTVRVTDFMPPRDGAPQLIRIVEGVSGRVPMRSTLRMRFSYGRVVPWVHKHEGRTVAVAGPDSVWFDTTAETYGKSLTTYADFTVAPGDRIAFTISWEPSHKQPPPLPEPEQSLEATEEFWREWVEHCTYHGPYREAVIRSLITLKALTYAPTGGIVAAPTTSLPEDIGGVRNWDYRYTWLRDAAITLSSLLRTGYREEARAWREWLLRAVAGDPENLQIMYGIAGERELGEAELDWLPGYENSGPVRVGNGAAHQLQLDVYGEVTEALHLGHMTGLARNDYASLLQLKLIRYLEDHWDEPDEGIWEVRGPRRHFVHSKVMAWVAVDRTIKLIESGDADGPLEKWRELRDDIHRDVCEKGYDKERNTFTQSYGSKELDASLLLIPQMGFLPPDDKRVIGTIEAIQRELSTTDGFILRYPTSGGDEGVDGLPGDEGAFLACSFWMADDLAMIGRVDEARKLFEKLLSLRNDLGLLAEEWDPRLQRQVGNFPQAFSHVPLIDTALRLTASGAYGG; this is encoded by the coding sequence GTGGCCGGGCGCATCGAAGACTACGCACTCATCGGAGACATGCAGACCGCAGCCCTGGTCTGCCGGGACGGCACAGTCGACTGGCTGTGCCTGCCCCGCTTCGACTCACACGCGATCTTCGCCGGTCTGCTGGGCACCGAGGAACACGGCTTCTGGCGGCTGGGCCCCGCGCACGCCTCCGACGCGCAGCCGCCGCGGGCCGCCCGGCGCACCTACCGCGGCGACTCGCTCATCCTGGAGTCCGAGTGGGACACGCCGCGCGGCACGGTCCGAGTGACCGATTTCATGCCCCCGCGTGACGGCGCGCCCCAGCTGATCCGGATCGTCGAGGGCGTCTCGGGCCGCGTCCCCATGCGCTCGACCCTGCGGATGCGCTTCTCCTACGGCCGGGTCGTCCCCTGGGTGCACAAGCACGAGGGCCGCACGGTGGCCGTCGCGGGCCCCGACTCGGTGTGGTTCGACACCACCGCCGAGACGTACGGGAAGTCGCTGACGACGTACGCGGACTTCACGGTCGCCCCCGGTGACCGGATCGCGTTCACGATCTCGTGGGAGCCCTCGCACAAGCAGCCGCCGCCGCTGCCGGAGCCCGAGCAGTCGCTGGAGGCGACCGAGGAGTTCTGGCGCGAGTGGGTCGAGCACTGTACGTACCACGGCCCCTACCGTGAGGCGGTGATCCGCTCGCTGATCACCCTCAAGGCCCTGACGTACGCCCCCACCGGCGGCATCGTCGCCGCGCCCACCACCTCCCTGCCCGAGGACATCGGCGGCGTCCGCAACTGGGACTACCGCTACACCTGGCTGCGGGACGCGGCCATCACCCTCTCCTCGCTGCTGCGCACCGGCTACCGCGAGGAGGCCCGCGCCTGGCGCGAATGGCTGCTGCGGGCCGTCGCCGGCGACCCCGAGAACCTGCAGATCATGTACGGCATCGCGGGCGAGCGCGAGCTGGGCGAGGCCGAGCTGGACTGGCTGCCCGGCTACGAGAACTCCGGCCCCGTCCGGGTCGGCAACGGCGCGGCGCACCAGCTCCAGCTGGACGTGTACGGCGAGGTCACCGAAGCCCTCCACCTCGGCCATATGACCGGCCTGGCCCGCAACGACTACGCCTCCCTGCTCCAGCTCAAGCTGATCCGCTACCTCGAGGACCACTGGGACGAGCCGGACGAGGGCATCTGGGAGGTGCGCGGCCCGCGCCGGCACTTCGTGCACTCCAAGGTCATGGCCTGGGTCGCGGTCGACCGCACGATCAAGCTGATCGAGTCCGGCGACGCGGACGGCCCGCTGGAGAAGTGGCGCGAACTGCGCGACGACATCCACCGGGACGTGTGCGAGAAGGGCTACGACAAGGAGCGCAACACCTTCACCCAGTCGTACGGCTCGAAGGAGCTGGACGCCTCGCTCCTGCTGATCCCGCAGATGGGCTTCCTGCCCCCGGACGACAAGCGCGTCATCGGCACCATCGAGGCGATCCAGCGCGAGCTGTCCACCACGGACGGCTTCATCCTGCGCTACCCGACCTCGGGCGGCGACGAGGGCGTCGACGGCCTGCCCGGCGACGAGGGCGCGTTCCTGGCCTGCTCGTTCTGGATGGCGGACGACCTCGCGATGATCGGCCGGGTGGACGAGGCTCGCAAGCTCTTCGAGAAGCTGCTGTCCCTGCGCAACGACCTCGGCCTGCTCGCCGAGGAATGGGACCCCCGCCTGCAACGCCAGGTCGGCAACTTCCCCCAGGCCTTCAGCCACGTCCCCCTGATCGACACGGCCCTGCGCCTGACGGCATCGGGGGCGTACGGCGGCTGA
- the recN gene encoding DNA repair protein RecN translates to MVGGVLEEMRIRSLGVIDDAVVELSPGFTAVTGETGAGKTMVVTSLGLLLGGRADPALVRIGAEKAVVEGRISVPAGASVAVRAEEAGAELDDGALLISRTVSAEGRSRAHVGGRSVPVGVLAELADELVAVHGQTDQQGLLKQSRQRQALDRYAGGAVVGPLAKYTEAYRRLRAVVGELDEITTRARERAQEADRLRYGLDEIAGVEPRAGEDVELAEEAERLGHAEALSSAATAAHAALAGNPEDPEGIDAATLVAGAQRALEAVRSHDPALAALTDRIGEIGILLGDVAGELAGYADDLDADPLRLSAVEERRAALTALTRKYGQDVNAVLAWAEESVGRLTELDGDDERIDELTAERDALRGELGALAQALTDARTEAAERFAAAVTAELASLAMPHARVSFDIRQTEDPQGVEVGGRTVAYGPAGADEVELLLAPHPGAPARPIAKGASGGELSRVMLAVEVVFAGTDPVPTYLFDEVDAGVGGKAAVEIGRRLARLAKTAQVVVVTHLPQVAAFADRQLLVEKTNDGSVTRSGVKVLEGEERIRELSRMLAGQEDSETARAHAEELLATARADA, encoded by the coding sequence ATGGTCGGGGGCGTGTTGGAGGAGATGCGGATACGGTCGCTCGGAGTCATCGACGACGCGGTCGTGGAGCTGTCGCCCGGGTTCACCGCTGTGACGGGTGAGACGGGTGCGGGCAAGACCATGGTGGTCACCAGCCTCGGGCTGCTGCTGGGCGGGCGCGCCGACCCCGCGCTCGTGCGGATCGGCGCCGAGAAGGCGGTCGTGGAGGGGCGCATCAGCGTGCCCGCGGGCGCCTCGGTGGCCGTACGGGCCGAGGAGGCCGGCGCCGAGCTCGACGACGGGGCGCTGCTCATCAGCCGTACCGTTTCCGCCGAGGGGCGGTCGCGGGCGCATGTCGGCGGGCGGAGCGTGCCGGTGGGCGTGCTGGCCGAGCTGGCGGACGAGCTGGTGGCCGTGCACGGGCAGACCGACCAGCAGGGGCTGCTGAAGCAGAGCCGGCAGCGGCAGGCGCTCGACCGGTACGCCGGAGGCGCGGTCGTCGGGCCGCTGGCCAAGTACACGGAGGCGTACCGGCGGCTGCGGGCCGTGGTGGGCGAGCTGGACGAGATCACCACGCGCGCGCGGGAGCGGGCGCAGGAGGCCGACCGGCTGCGCTACGGGCTCGACGAGATCGCCGGCGTCGAACCGCGCGCCGGGGAGGACGTCGAGCTGGCCGAGGAGGCCGAGCGGCTCGGGCACGCGGAGGCGCTGTCGTCGGCCGCCACGGCCGCGCACGCCGCTCTCGCGGGCAATCCCGAGGACCCTGAGGGCATCGACGCCGCGACGCTCGTAGCGGGCGCACAGCGGGCCCTGGAGGCCGTCAGGTCGCACGATCCGGCGCTGGCCGCGCTCACCGACCGGATCGGGGAGATCGGGATCCTGCTGGGCGATGTGGCGGGGGAGCTGGCGGGGTACGCCGACGACCTCGACGCCGATCCGCTGCGGCTGTCGGCGGTGGAGGAGCGGCGGGCCGCGCTGACCGCGCTGACGCGCAAGTACGGGCAGGACGTGAACGCGGTCCTCGCCTGGGCCGAGGAGAGCGTCGGGCGCCTGACCGAACTGGACGGCGACGACGAGCGGATCGACGAGCTGACCGCCGAACGGGACGCGCTGCGCGGCGAGCTGGGTGCTCTCGCGCAGGCGCTGACGGACGCGCGGACGGAGGCCGCCGAACGGTTCGCGGCCGCCGTGACCGCCGAGCTGGCCTCGCTGGCGATGCCTCACGCGCGTGTGTCGTTCGACATCCGGCAGACCGAGGACCCGCAGGGCGTGGAGGTCGGCGGGCGCACGGTCGCCTACGGCCCGGCGGGCGCCGACGAGGTGGAGCTGCTGCTCGCCCCGCATCCGGGCGCCCCGGCGCGGCCCATCGCCAAGGGCGCGTCCGGCGGTGAGCTCTCGCGCGTGATGCTCGCCGTCGAGGTCGTGTTCGCGGGCACGGACCCGGTGCCGACGTATCTCTTCGACGAGGTCGACGCGGGCGTGGGCGGCAAGGCCGCGGTGGAGATCGGGCGGCGGCTCGCGCGGCTCGCGAAGACCGCGCAGGTCGTCGTCGTCACCCACCTTCCGCAGGTCGCGGCCTTCGCCGACCGGCAGCTGCTGGTCGAGAAGACCAACGACGGGTCGGTGACCCGGTCCGGGGTGAAGGTGCTGGAGGGCGAGGAACGGATCCGGGAGCTGTCCCGGATGCTCGCCGGGCAGGAGGACTCGGAGACGGCCCGGGCGCACGCGGAGGAGCTGTTGGCGACCGCGCGGGCGGACGCCTGA
- a CDS encoding PucR family transcriptional regulator, giving the protein MDSRDTRTDHRFDNQAAGITVQRALELPGLRSGLPEILAGADRLGRTVRWVHAGEVPNIASLLKGGELLLTTGYGLGTRPAEQRAFVRTLAERGIAALVIELGPRFTRLPAALVETARTTGLPLVQLHREVPFVAVTEEIHTEIVNGHYALLQRAEEVHRRCTEALLGGGGIPQVLGILADFSGNPVFLETTDGQLLYAAGSGPEGADPLQVWEGLRGPHKDAPPPAGSVLVDVPGGGPGAGSVRARLVLLPVRSPLAPVHRIAAERAAGILAVVLMQARQEEELAARGRGDFLTDLAEGRIAAEDAPAQARVLGFKPGQSPLLPVVMRLGDTGSPGGGWAVLARAVAEELASVGVPVLLGVRPVEGRVPLLLGLRSESERSAVADRVAAALRAGVERAGMQRPGAQPPVVVVGVAGGWAAASAGLRHAAETAAAAQGLSDRPWYDARRLDIDLLLWRLREHPDLAAFVDRAIGPVRDHDQRAKPPLLPTLETYLAHAGRKAETARELHLNRQTLYNRLARIGELLGTDLDDPQTVLALSLALRARRHVP; this is encoded by the coding sequence ATGGACAGCCGCGACACCCGCACGGACCACCGATTCGACAACCAGGCCGCCGGCATCACCGTGCAGCGCGCCCTGGAGCTGCCCGGGCTGCGCAGCGGGCTCCCCGAGATCCTTGCGGGCGCCGACCGGCTGGGCCGCACGGTGCGCTGGGTGCACGCGGGCGAGGTCCCCAACATCGCCTCCCTGCTCAAGGGCGGCGAGCTGCTGCTGACCACCGGCTACGGCCTGGGCACCCGTCCGGCCGAACAGCGGGCGTTCGTGCGCACCCTGGCCGAGCGGGGCATCGCCGCCCTGGTGATCGAACTGGGCCCGCGCTTCACCCGGCTGCCCGCGGCCCTCGTCGAGACGGCCCGCACGACCGGCCTGCCGCTGGTCCAGCTGCACCGCGAGGTGCCCTTCGTGGCGGTGACGGAGGAGATCCACACCGAGATCGTCAACGGGCACTACGCCCTGCTCCAGCGCGCGGAGGAGGTGCACCGCCGCTGCACGGAGGCGCTGCTGGGCGGCGGCGGGATCCCCCAGGTGCTGGGCATCCTCGCGGACTTCAGCGGCAACCCGGTCTTCCTGGAGACGACGGACGGCCAGCTCCTGTACGCCGCCGGGTCCGGCCCCGAGGGAGCCGATCCCCTCCAGGTGTGGGAGGGGCTGCGCGGCCCGCACAAGGACGCGCCGCCGCCCGCCGGTTCGGTGCTGGTGGACGTGCCCGGGGGCGGGCCGGGGGCGGGTTCGGTGCGCGCCCGGCTCGTCCTGCTGCCCGTGCGCTCCCCGCTCGCACCGGTGCACCGGATCGCCGCCGAGCGGGCGGCCGGGATCCTGGCCGTGGTGCTGATGCAGGCCCGCCAGGAGGAGGAGCTGGCGGCGCGCGGCCGGGGCGACTTCCTGACCGACCTCGCCGAGGGCCGCATCGCGGCGGAGGACGCTCCGGCGCAGGCCCGCGTCCTCGGCTTCAAGCCCGGCCAGAGCCCGCTGCTCCCGGTCGTCATGCGGCTGGGCGACACCGGCTCCCCGGGCGGCGGCTGGGCGGTGCTGGCCCGCGCGGTGGCGGAGGAGCTGGCGTCGGTGGGCGTGCCGGTGCTGCTGGGCGTACGGCCGGTCGAGGGGCGGGTGCCCCTGCTGCTGGGCCTGCGCTCGGAGTCGGAGCGGTCGGCGGTCGCGGACCGGGTGGCGGCGGCGCTGCGGGCCGGGGTGGAACGGGCCGGGATGCAGCGCCCGGGAGCGCAGCCGCCGGTCGTGGTCGTCGGGGTCGCGGGCGGCTGGGCGGCCGCCTCCGCGGGCCTGCGGCACGCGGCGGAGACCGCGGCCGCCGCCCAGGGCCTGTCGGACCGCCCCTGGTACGACGCCCGCCGCCTCGACATCGACCTGCTGCTGTGGCGGCTGCGCGAGCACCCCGACCTCGCGGCCTTCGTGGACCGCGCGATCGGCCCGGTCCGCGACCACGACCAGCGGGCGAAGCCCCCGCTGCTGCCCACCCTGGAGACCTATCTGGCCCATGCGGGCCGCAAGGCGGAGACCGCCCGTGAGCTGCACCTGAACCGGCAGACCCTCTACAACCGCCTCGCCCGCATCGGCGAGTTGCTGGGCACCGACCTCGACGACCCCCAGACGGTCCTGGCGCTGAGCCTGGCCCTGCGGGCCCGGCGGCACGTGCCGTAG
- a CDS encoding FAD-binding oxidoreductase, producing MASPSKAGAALAALRENLVGDVFAPGDVGYDEARAVFNAMIDRRPAVIAQCVDEADVVTTVRFARDLDLPLAVRGGGHSVAGMALGDGAVVVDLRHLRAVTVDPAAEAVQVAGGATMSDLDRACAPHGLATTGGRASTTGVGGFVLGGGTGWLDRPFGLAVDNLLGVDLVTADGERVHASADDHPDLFWALHGGGGNFGVATALTLKLHEMPEFSIALLLYLPEFGPEVTRTYRDVIAVGPDEASGAALYLTGPPAEFVPPHLVGALLCGALLTYAGAEADLRKLAEPLLALPHEVEVVGAMPYAEVQCMLDDPPGMRNYWSAEYLTGAPDDFVDVYCALGESLPTPTGTMHALFPQGGAIGAGPHEYPVPYRDAPWGVHPFGLWEDPGDDERCIRWVRDVRADVRPWSTGAVYLNFIGDEGADRIVAGLGAENARRLADVKRSYDPDNVFRFNHNIRPA from the coding sequence ATGGCCTCCCCGTCGAAGGCGGGCGCGGCACTCGCCGCGCTCCGCGAAAATCTGGTTGGCGACGTGTTCGCCCCGGGGGACGTGGGCTACGACGAGGCCCGCGCGGTCTTCAACGCGATGATCGACCGGCGTCCGGCGGTGATCGCCCAGTGCGTGGACGAGGCCGACGTCGTCACGACGGTGCGCTTCGCCCGTGACCTGGACCTGCCCCTCGCGGTGCGCGGCGGCGGGCACAGCGTGGCGGGCATGGCGCTGGGCGACGGGGCCGTGGTGGTCGACCTGCGCCATCTGCGCGCGGTCACGGTCGATCCCGCGGCCGAGGCGGTACAGGTCGCGGGCGGGGCCACGATGAGCGACCTGGACCGCGCCTGCGCGCCCCACGGCCTCGCCACGACCGGCGGCCGGGCCTCCACCACCGGCGTCGGCGGCTTCGTCCTCGGCGGCGGCACCGGCTGGCTGGACCGCCCCTTCGGACTGGCCGTCGACAACCTCCTCGGCGTCGACCTGGTCACCGCCGACGGCGAGCGCGTCCACGCGAGCGCGGACGACCACCCCGACCTGTTCTGGGCCCTGCACGGCGGCGGCGGAAACTTCGGCGTCGCCACCGCGCTCACCCTGAAGCTGCACGAGATGCCCGAGTTCTCCATCGCGCTGCTGCTGTACCTCCCGGAGTTCGGCCCCGAGGTCACCCGCACCTACCGCGACGTGATCGCCGTCGGCCCGGACGAGGCGAGCGGCGCCGCCCTCTACCTCACCGGCCCGCCCGCGGAGTTCGTCCCGCCCCACCTGGTCGGGGCCCTGCTGTGCGGCGCGCTGCTGACGTACGCCGGCGCCGAGGCGGACCTGCGCAAGCTGGCCGAACCGCTGCTGGCACTGCCGCACGAGGTGGAGGTCGTCGGGGCGATGCCGTACGCCGAGGTCCAGTGCATGCTCGACGATCCGCCGGGAATGCGGAACTACTGGTCGGCGGAGTACCTGACGGGCGCGCCCGACGACTTCGTGGACGTCTACTGCGCCCTCGGGGAGTCCCTGCCGACGCCGACCGGCACGATGCACGCGCTGTTCCCGCAGGGCGGCGCGATCGGCGCGGGCCCGCACGAGTACCCGGTGCCCTACCGCGACGCGCCCTGGGGCGTGCACCCGTTCGGGCTCTGGGAGGACCCGGGGGACGACGAGCGGTGCATACGGTGGGTCCGGGACGTGCGCGCCGACGTACGGCCGTGGAGCACGGGCGCGGTCTACCTCAACTTCATCGGCGACGAGGGCGCCGACCGGATCGTGGCGGGCCTGGGCGCCGAGAACGCGCGGCGGCTCGCGGACGTGAAACGGTCGTACGACCCCGACAACGTGTTCCGCTTCAACCACAACATCAGGCCGGCCTGA